ACTACCACCCGGAGAGGAGTGCCCAGTGCCAGCGCTCGGTGGCAGACGAGCTGCGTGCCAGCGCCAAGACCTCTGACACCTCTACTAGTACCAAGGGCCAGGGTTGCGAGGCCGGGCTGGTGAAGAGCCACAGCGAGCCCAATAATGTAGCGGTGGGCACCAAGAGAGGTTCTGCCCCCAGCATTCGGGCACTGTCCTACGGCGAGGCAGAGGACAAGCTGAGACATGCTGAGAAATGCAAGAACAGCCTCAGTAGTAGTAATGGGAgtagttgttgtagtggggaTGTTACTCTGTCTCCTGCCCCTGGAGGACCCCCCTCCTCTGCCCTCAGCTACCCCCAGGACCAGCCACCGACCCTGGGCAGGGACACACCCCACATAACCCTGCcggccccccacccccaccctgaCCCCTACTCCTCCAGCTGTGACCCTCCAGATCTCAGCTACTACTCAGTGACGCCGGCCCACTCCGGCCTGGCAGCACGGAGGAGTCCGGAATGCCGCTTCCCGCTGGACACAGACCTGCGTCTGCTGGGCTCATCAGACTGTGGCAGCAGCAGCTGTGACTCGTACAGAGAGAGAGCCTCCTGTCTGTGCTGCCCAGACCCCCAGCTGGACAAATACATCCACCATCAGCATCATCAATActatcaacaccatcatcatcaaCACAACCGCCTGTACTCTCAACACTCTGCCCCCCTGCTCGAGCCAcaccacccccacccctcccactacgcccacacacacacccccacctctGCCCTCCATGGCTATCACCAGAGCCTGGCACGGGGGCACAGCTTCCCCCACGACGAGCCCCCTGTCCCCCACCTGTACCccgtcccccctcccctccagcaCCAGGCCGTAGGCGCCCGCTCCAGCTGCCCTGGAGACTACCCCTCTGTGTCCCAGTCCGGCCCCTACCCTCCTGGCTCCCCTCTGGGCCGCTGCCTGGCCAACACGCGGCTGGAGACGCTGTCAGACTCCCGGCTGTACGAACGCTCCCCGCTGCCCCCCAGGAAAGCCTTCTCCTGGGATCTCTACTGCAGCCAACCCCCTCAGCCCTGCTATGAGACCTACCAGAGTCTACCAGAGAGCCACGATGTAGGCTGGGGACAGACTACACAGTCTTACCACCCACTCTACCCCCCTCACTCCTCTCAGCCCCCTCACCAATCCCATGCCCCTCAGCCATCCCACCCATCCATGCCCCCCCACCACACGCACCAGGAGCCCCCCGCCCTGAGCCGCTACGGGGAGGTGCGGGAGAAGGTCTACCTCAACCTGTGTAACATCTTCCCCTCTGAGCTGGTGGGCCGGGTTATGGGGAGGAACCCCCATGTGACAGACGCCCAGCAGCTAGCTGCCGCCATCCTGGCTGAGAAGTCCCAGTCCGGCTACTGAGTCCAGCTAGCCTACTACTCTGTCTCCCTATTCATGACAACAGTTAGTTGTAGTTTTGACAGTATAAGGGTTTGAATTTGTTTGACTGTAGAGTTGTTTGTGGATCATTTAGTGTTAATCATGTGCAGGTGAGGATATGCATTGATTCACAAAGCACTTTTTCTCCGCTGTTTATCAAATCTGAAACATTTTAAAAATCACTTTGGATCTAATTATATGCCTAATCTTACTTCTATGCTACATTTTCTACTCCATTTGTAATCATTCACCCCCAAATTGATGACAATTTATCAACAGAATCTTGGTTGTTGGGGATATGCAAAATGAGTATATCCTCTGTGTTCAATTGGGCATCAACTTTAAAATCCTCTCTTTTTTAGTGCTGTGTGTTCTGTTTgtgcctgttgttgttgttgttgttgtgataaTAGGTGGCTGAGTTAGTCTTCTCAGTTGAGAGAATGTCCGTAAGTATCTTGCCGTAGTTGTAGAGACGGGCACATTCGTCGACCTTGTCTTGTTGTGTACCTTCGTTTTAGTAAGGGACGTCTCTGGCCCCTCGTTTTGGGTCCAAGCTTGCAGCTGCTACAGACACACTAGACTCAAGCTCAAATCCCAAGTAAATTCCCTTTGGTTGTTTTCCCTGAAGACCTATGGAAAGGGCTCAGAGCGCTTAGCTTGATGTATACAATCTGTTACAGTTACCGGCACAATCCATGGTAGACAGAGAAAGCCTTTCTCTTTTGATACAAATTGTATCATTAATTTAGGATTATATACCTGTACATATATACGTAGGTGTGTAATCGATTTATGTAAAGCTGTTTATGTATAGCTGGTGAATTTTGAACTATAATACTGAATGAGAAATTCTGGACGTCATTTGATT
The sequence above is a segment of the Coregonus clupeaformis isolate EN_2021a chromosome 16, ASM2061545v1, whole genome shotgun sequence genome. Coding sequences within it:
- the LOC121559440 gene encoding probable ribonuclease ZC3H12C; this encodes MGLKDHPEEDGAGRILDLGLDLEYLHIEGSNSRQAGSDTGPSMERGEEEEEACDRSSNSSLSTPGGKEGEVVGEESAGSDSEPEPGRNSTGSNPAGGVSISESDGGVLVPNTTKPHQPLCRTPCVDLGSEGPPEPLSGEPSPGEALREYQSKLEFALKLGYTEELVRLVLAKLGPYTLINDILGELVKLGSKAETNQQLTGSTASQPASSSSCSSSSSSSTCGYVEAQQGRSDSPYQTDLLLGDKDNLRPIVLDGSNVAMSHGNKEVFSCYGIQLAVDWFLERGHRDITVFVPSWKKEQSRPDALITDQDILRRLEKDKILVFTPSRRVQGRRVVCYDDRFIVKLAYESDGIIVSNDNYRDLASEKPEWKKLIDERLLMYSFVNDKFMPPDDPLGRHGPSLENFLRKRPIMPEHRKQPCPYGKKCTYGHKCKYYHPERSAQCQRSVADELRASAKTSDTSTSTKGQGCEAGLVKSHSEPNNVAVGTKRGSAPSIRALSYGEAEDKLRHAEKCKNSLSSSNGSSCCSGDVTLSPAPGGPPSSALSYPQDQPPTLGRDTPHITLPAPHPHPDPYSSSCDPPDLSYYSVTPAHSGLAARRSPECRFPLDTDLRLLGSSDCGSSSCDSYRERASCLCCPDPQLDKYIHHQHHQYYQHHHHQHNRLYSQHSAPLLEPHHPHPSHYAHTHTPTSALHGYHQSLARGHSFPHDEPPVPHLYPVPPPLQHQAVGARSSCPGDYPSVSQSGPYPPGSPLGRCLANTRLETLSDSRLYERSPLPPRKAFSWDLYCSQPPQPCYETYQSLPESHDVGWGQTTQSYHPLYPPHSSQPPHQSHAPQPSHPSMPPHHTHQEPPALSRYGEVREKVYLNLCNIFPSELVGRVMGRNPHVTDAQQLAAAILAEKSQSGY